The proteins below are encoded in one region of Myxococcales bacterium:
- a CDS encoding alkaline phosphatase family protein has translation MIPPRRVMIVGIDCAAPKLVFDRFKDHLPNLTRMRKRGMWGPLRSTIPPITVPAWMSMASGYDPGALGLYGFRKHEAGSYDLKLHDSSDMHLPCLWERLSAQGKKAASLFVPLSYPPKPFNGWSVTGCLTPDTECNYTWPQDFKQEFETHFGPYLIDAAEHRQDDRATLFESLCNMSKQRFAAARYLWSKRQLDFLMMVDIGMDRMHHAFWKHADPNHPEHDPSDPNINIVRDYYAYLDSEIGQLLSLCDENTSVFVVSDHGARSLLGGVNINEWLIEHGFLKLKHRPSSVSALHPEMVDWKSTSAWAEGGYYARLFINLQGREAQGCVPAENYEALRNSLMDKLSSIDIAGKQAIAAKALRAQDCYAKVARAAAGLDGVFRRSQLPSHW, from the coding sequence ATGATCCCTCCGCGACGGGTCATGATTGTGGGCATCGATTGCGCTGCTCCGAAGCTCGTGTTTGATCGCTTTAAAGATCATCTTCCGAATCTGACACGGATGCGTAAACGCGGGATGTGGGGCCCATTGCGTTCAACCATACCACCCATCACGGTACCAGCTTGGATGAGCATGGCTTCAGGCTACGATCCTGGCGCACTTGGTCTTTATGGTTTTCGTAAACACGAAGCAGGCTCTTACGATCTAAAGCTTCATGACAGCTCGGACATGCATTTGCCTTGCCTTTGGGAACGATTGAGCGCTCAAGGCAAAAAGGCTGCCTCACTTTTTGTTCCCCTAAGCTATCCACCAAAGCCGTTTAACGGATGGTCAGTCACAGGCTGTCTGACTCCCGATACCGAATGCAACTACACTTGGCCGCAGGATTTCAAACAAGAGTTCGAAACTCACTTTGGTCCTTACCTCATCGACGCCGCTGAACACCGCCAAGACGATCGCGCCACGCTCTTTGAATCATTGTGCAACATGAGCAAACAACGCTTTGCCGCAGCACGGTATCTATGGAGCAAGCGTCAACTAGACTTTCTTATGATGGTCGATATCGGCATGGACCGCATGCACCATGCGTTCTGGAAACACGCCGATCCGAATCATCCTGAACATGATCCGAGCGACCCCAACATTAATATCGTGCGAGATTACTACGCCTATCTTGATAGCGAAATTGGTCAGTTGCTAAGCCTTTGTGATGAAAATACCAGCGTCTTCGTCGTGAGTGACCATGGAGCCCGCAGCTTACTTGGCGGCGTTAACATCAACGAATGGCTAATTGAGCATGGCTTTTTAAAACTCAAACACCGCCCAAGTTCGGTGAGCGCACTTCATCCTGAGATGGTTGACTGGAAGTCCACAAGCGCTTGGGCCGAAGGCGGATACTACGCACGACTTTTTATTAATCTGCAAGGGCGTGAGGCTCAGGGCTGCGTGCCTGCCGAGAACTACGAAGCCTTGCGAAATAGTCTTATGGATAAGCTCAGCTCAATTGATATTGCCGGCAAACAAGCGATTGCAGCCAAGGCGCTTCGAGCCCAAGATTGTTACGCCAAAGTCGCTAGGGCTGCCGCCGGACTTGATGGTGTTTTTCGACGATCTCAACTACCGAGCCATTGGTAG
- a CDS encoding alkaline phosphatase family protein, translating to MPASSLIIGLDGADLHLVQAMGKEQLPHLHALMERGASAHLQSVLPPATLPNWCTFLTGLNPGKHGVFDFTTRKNYRVAFSGGTLREAPTVFKRLDALGKRCACLFFPATWPPEELEHGYFISGWDAPVAFEADDSYIWPPKLRDTINRKFGKINFDTVDEFHTEAKDWHAQLPAALCTRIEKKTELVSFLLDQKLWDAFAVYFGESDTASHHLWNFYDANSPRRPSALSPQMTTGLVKVYAALDKAVGVLIEHAGKEKVEVTVLSDHGFGGSSDKVLYLNRVLEAHGLLRFKRKGLSHYVARLCKEAGLRFLPPFVREKVFALAGRSLPSIIESQVRFSTIDMKGTKVFSDELNYFPALHLNLKERETHGTVRPDEVAALRQRIETALLGLKDPWTSKPVIKAVYAREDLFEGEFLDRAPDYLLQLHYDEGYSYNLMPSSAAPHEGAWRKLKAHEYLGQKGRSLAGSHRETGLFLAAGPKVEKQGLIECDMATATANALCRMDNRGMLDSLKPPNLALKEHFSRQLAR from the coding sequence ATGCCAGCTTCATCTCTCATCATTGGCCTGGACGGTGCTGATTTGCATCTTGTTCAGGCTATGGGCAAAGAACAACTTCCCCATTTACATGCATTAATGGAACGAGGAGCCAGTGCGCATCTACAAAGTGTGCTTCCGCCAGCGACACTTCCGAACTGGTGTACCTTTCTTACCGGCCTAAACCCCGGCAAACATGGCGTGTTTGATTTCACAACCCGTAAAAATTATCGCGTCGCGTTTAGCGGAGGCACGCTGCGCGAAGCACCCACGGTGTTTAAGCGTCTCGATGCGCTCGGCAAGCGGTGCGCATGTCTTTTCTTCCCGGCGACTTGGCCACCAGAAGAGCTGGAGCACGGCTATTTTATTAGCGGTTGGGATGCCCCAGTTGCCTTTGAAGCTGACGATTCCTACATCTGGCCTCCAAAGCTGCGAGACACGATCAACAGGAAATTTGGCAAAATTAATTTCGATACCGTCGATGAATTCCACACCGAAGCCAAAGATTGGCACGCGCAGCTTCCTGCAGCACTTTGCACCCGCATCGAAAAGAAAACCGAACTTGTAAGTTTTCTCTTGGATCAAAAACTCTGGGACGCCTTCGCCGTTTATTTTGGCGAAAGCGATACAGCATCGCATCATCTTTGGAATTTTTACGATGCCAATTCACCGAGACGACCAAGTGCGCTAAGCCCGCAAATGACAACGGGCTTAGTAAAGGTTTATGCCGCTTTGGACAAGGCGGTTGGTGTTCTTATCGAGCACGCGGGCAAAGAAAAAGTCGAAGTCACGGTGCTGAGCGATCATGGCTTTGGAGGCTCTTCAGATAAAGTACTTTATCTGAATCGCGTGCTCGAAGCGCATGGACTGCTTCGTTTCAAACGCAAAGGTCTCAGCCATTATGTCGCGCGGCTGTGTAAAGAGGCTGGCCTACGTTTCCTTCCACCCTTTGTTCGTGAAAAAGTATTTGCGCTTGCGGGACGCAGCTTGCCCTCCATCATCGAATCGCAAGTGCGCTTTTCCACCATCGACATGAAGGGCACAAAAGTTTTTAGTGACGAGCTAAACTACTTTCCGGCATTGCATCTGAATCTCAAAGAGCGTGAAACACACGGCACCGTGAGACCCGATGAGGTAGCCGCATTGCGTCAACGCATTGAAACCGCATTGCTTGGACTAAAAGATCCCTGGACATCAAAGCCCGTCATTAAGGCCGTCTATGCTCGAGAAGATCTTTTTGAAGGGGAGTTCCTCGATCGCGCCCCGGATTATCTACTGCAGCTGCATTACGATGAGGGCTATTCCTACAATCTTATGCCAAGCAGCGCAGCTCCACATGAAGGCGCATGGCGCAAACTCAAAGCACACGAGTATCTCGGTCAAAAAGGACGTAGCCTTGCAGGTAGTCATCGGGAAACCGGCTTATTCCTTGCTGCCGGCCCAAAAGTTGAAAAACAGGGCCTCATCGAGTGTGACATGGCCACAGCCACCGCCAATGCACTTTGCCGCATGGACAACCGTGGCATGTTAGATAGCTTAAAACCGCCAAACTTGGCATTAAAAGAGCATTTTTCACGCCAATTGGCAAGATAA
- a CDS encoding glycosyltransferase yields the protein MHNTASNTQKRQARQSLGLAENDRVALYAGNLDAYQGLDPVLRGFAQIKNDRPKLVVLTASNAEGLAKQILQLKLGPDLIVLALDNTEQRQRALCSADFAIVPRQIEGGLPVKLLDALALALPIVCSPKALAGLPLQAGLVVAKNNSAPDFKEAIQHMCQTLQSQTERIKQSQNYLKTHHSPQAYLNALSSIPSLS from the coding sequence ATGCATAACACAGCAAGCAACACCCAGAAACGGCAAGCTAGGCAGAGCCTAGGACTTGCTGAAAACGATCGGGTAGCTCTTTACGCTGGAAACCTTGATGCCTATCAAGGCCTTGATCCAGTGCTACGGGGTTTCGCGCAAATCAAAAACGACCGACCCAAACTTGTTGTTCTTACGGCATCCAATGCCGAAGGATTAGCAAAGCAAATCCTGCAACTCAAACTTGGACCCGATCTTATCGTCTTAGCGCTCGATAACACAGAGCAAAGGCAACGCGCTTTATGCAGCGCTGACTTTGCGATTGTTCCACGACAGATTGAGGGAGGACTTCCTGTCAAACTACTTGATGCACTCGCTCTCGCTCTGCCCATCGTCTGTTCCCCAAAAGCCCTAGCGGGCCTTCCCCTCCAAGCAGGCCTCGTCGTCGCCAAAAACAACTCTGCTCCTGATTTCAAGGAAGCCATCCAGCACATGTGCCAAACCCTGCAATCACAAACCGAGCGCATAAAACAAAGCCAAAACTACCTAAAAACCCACCACAGCCCCCAAGCCTACCTCAACGCCCTCTCCTCTATCCCATCACTTTCATAG
- a CDS encoding NUDIX domain-containing protein, whose translation MSSYVRALVAVSVLIVEKNKVLALKRSEHSDAAAGKWETISGRVQVKESLLEAARREAFEETALHVELEERPLLSYLAKRAEQDMVVVVYRGRVVSGEIAISEEHSEFRWVDLDGFSKLCEFDQLVEAVGLALSAP comes from the coding sequence ATGAGTTCATATGTAAGAGCGCTTGTTGCTGTTTCAGTGCTTATCGTTGAGAAGAATAAAGTCTTGGCGCTGAAGCGATCGGAGCATTCTGATGCAGCAGCTGGAAAATGGGAAACGATTTCAGGCCGTGTGCAGGTTAAGGAAAGCTTGCTAGAGGCTGCAAGACGTGAGGCGTTCGAGGAAACAGCTCTGCATGTTGAGCTAGAAGAGCGCCCCTTGCTTAGTTATTTAGCGAAGCGTGCTGAGCAAGACATGGTTGTTGTGGTTTACCGAGGGCGGGTTGTTTCTGGTGAGATTGCAATCAGTGAGGAGCATTCTGAATTTAGGTGGGTTGATTTAGATGGTTTCAGTAAGCTATGTGAATTTGATCAGCTTGTTGAGGCTGTCGGTCTTGCTTTGAGTGCACCTTAA
- a CDS encoding AI-2E family transporter — MSVDLGKGGRVLIILSALVIVMTGLKLASPILVPLLLAIFIAIVSMPVVRALNSRGLPIGPSVIVAFSVDMACLLAIGFLLAVSVEKLSVSLPSYQERAGELTSMLGQWLSSYGINVAASSLQEAIDPAYAMGFAVDTAKHLLRLISMWFLVLLVVMFILLEAAGFKTKIREAMGESQSTALRFARATNDIQKYLLIKTVASVVTGLLVYFWARFCDLDGARLWGLLAFLLNYIPTLGSILAAVPAVLLGVLQHGFGAAMVIASGYLFINFVIGNIIEPRVFGKAAGLSPLVVFLSMLVWGWVLGPIGAFLSVPLTMMVRIWLANTEDLRWIAVLLGPSGKRCMEGLRPSMLPPKTSESA; from the coding sequence ATGTCAGTAGACCTTGGAAAAGGCGGCCGCGTTCTTATCATACTTTCTGCTCTCGTTATCGTGATGACGGGGCTTAAATTAGCATCGCCAATTCTTGTGCCGCTTCTATTAGCCATCTTCATTGCGATTGTGTCCATGCCTGTCGTTCGCGCACTGAATTCGCGTGGCTTGCCGATCGGGCCATCAGTTATTGTGGCGTTTTCAGTGGATATGGCTTGTCTACTCGCCATCGGGTTTCTGCTGGCAGTAAGTGTTGAAAAATTATCGGTTTCATTGCCTTCCTATCAAGAGCGTGCCGGTGAACTTACGTCCATGCTTGGTCAATGGCTTTCATCCTATGGAATTAATGTAGCGGCCTCGTCCTTGCAGGAGGCAATTGATCCAGCTTATGCCATGGGGTTTGCAGTGGATACGGCAAAGCATTTGCTGCGCCTTATATCCATGTGGTTTTTGGTATTGCTTGTGGTCATGTTTATTTTACTCGAAGCAGCAGGTTTTAAAACAAAAATCCGAGAAGCTATGGGCGAATCCCAGAGCACTGCTTTGCGGTTTGCGCGTGCCACAAATGATATTCAGAAATACTTGCTCATCAAAACGGTAGCGAGCGTGGTGACTGGACTTCTCGTTTATTTTTGGGCGCGGTTTTGTGACCTCGACGGTGCACGGCTTTGGGGTTTGCTTGCATTTTTGCTCAACTACATCCCAACGCTCGGCTCGATTCTGGCTGCGGTACCAGCGGTGTTGCTTGGTGTCCTGCAGCATGGCTTTGGTGCTGCCATGGTCATCGCTTCGGGCTATTTATTCATCAACTTTGTAATCGGAAACATCATCGAGCCCCGTGTCTTTGGTAAGGCTGCTGGGCTATCTCCTTTGGTTGTATTTCTTTCGATGTTGGTATGGGGCTGGGTTCTTGGCCCAATTGGAGCATTTTTGTCCGTGCCGCTTACCATGATGGTTCGAATCTGGTTGGCCAATACCGAAGATCTGCGCTGGATTGCTGTGTTGCTTGGTCCAAGCGGTAAACGTTGTATGGAAGGTTTGCGGCCAAGTATGCTTCCTCCAAAAACAAGCGAAAGTGCATGA
- a CDS encoding PQQ-like beta-propeller repeat protein: MSTLGQSTHIPKLASMLLGHARGPQELPELTDLASGLMNLAKGLRHKVIVPLAGSTSEFAFLRRGSEILISHYDTSSVAEVYSLDRPVPFRDLLDACADTLRESALGTNHPTERKVGQRLAHRLKHIDIVRDVYLNRVPSQRTGATVNDPSEHFPLAFSFEAMIPAGAEPLREASSRADVHATLFTGKLWVHSQGRRYLLTEGPIMPTVQRAVDIVRALLDASETQRPSNIRLRSGSISIGFRLSHEQKVALTFMTQEGQTITIPNLDVSGAALPFLRLASIIIRAVIGVDRNQSRNLRISSLRDQVRRLRKTVRTREKVKGFTNPQPDRLRMGMHPDSERPPTVTALPVSRGSVRFQKRWTTEIEGLDAGSTFLCGDRLIIATPRYTIALERDTGEVIWAKPTSFTTAMMTGQTLVRLGLNGEVELCEVEHGDVYARGYIAPRVGGPAQGMLAGGGSLPPVAILTEGQNRICAIDLRTGEPRWRFTSPSGTMFQMTRSGRVLVVVCGDSAVHALDIGSGEVVWRFSQHGRFCLKPHIVGDTAYAVTSEPGGEPALLYALDLFSGQMKWQEPLAGSPTAPPYATSTAVTVPFLMNETRGIVSFDKENGQEHWQAVDPGFGHGGSVMHIDNHLVINSPTGTLSALDMSNGQPKWQHRLSDPTSDDIPRQLDPVLRGGALFVPSASVYTVRPSDGYLMGELEECDLVPDFLRVDERSWLYVAEESGYIAAFAPAPALYVVR; this comes from the coding sequence ATGAGTACTTTAGGTCAAAGCACGCACATTCCAAAACTAGCATCCATGCTACTTGGGCATGCCCGTGGACCACAAGAGCTGCCCGAACTTACAGATTTGGCCAGTGGACTCATGAACCTTGCCAAAGGCCTGCGTCATAAGGTGATTGTTCCTCTCGCTGGCAGCACCTCGGAGTTTGCTTTTTTACGTCGAGGTTCCGAGATTCTAATTAGCCACTACGACACAAGTTCAGTAGCCGAAGTCTACAGCCTTGATAGGCCTGTACCCTTTCGCGACCTACTTGATGCCTGTGCGGATACTCTGCGAGAAAGCGCGCTTGGCACGAACCATCCTACCGAGCGCAAGGTTGGCCAGCGCTTAGCACATCGCCTAAAGCATATTGATATCGTTCGCGATGTCTATCTCAACCGAGTACCCAGCCAGCGTACAGGCGCAACAGTCAACGATCCCAGTGAACACTTTCCTCTTGCCTTTAGTTTTGAAGCCATGATTCCAGCTGGGGCAGAGCCTTTACGGGAAGCTTCTTCGCGTGCTGATGTTCACGCCACGCTTTTTACTGGAAAACTTTGGGTTCATTCGCAAGGCCGTCGCTACTTGCTTACCGAAGGGCCGATCATGCCTACCGTACAGCGAGCGGTGGATATCGTACGCGCTCTACTTGATGCCTCGGAGACTCAACGTCCTTCCAATATACGCTTGCGCTCCGGATCTATTTCCATTGGCTTTAGACTCAGTCATGAGCAAAAGGTTGCTCTCACCTTTATGACCCAAGAGGGTCAAACCATTACGATTCCCAACCTTGATGTCTCAGGAGCAGCACTACCCTTTTTGCGTCTTGCATCGATTATCATTCGTGCTGTCATCGGAGTAGACCGAAATCAGTCGAGGAATCTACGTATTTCTTCATTGCGTGATCAGGTAAGACGCTTGAGAAAAACAGTTCGAACGAGAGAGAAAGTAAAAGGCTTCACCAATCCGCAACCCGACCGCTTGCGCATGGGAATGCACCCCGATAGCGAACGGCCGCCGACTGTTACGGCACTGCCTGTTTCAAGAGGTTCGGTGCGTTTTCAAAAACGTTGGACCACCGAAATCGAAGGCCTGGATGCTGGCTCAACCTTTTTATGTGGTGATCGATTAATTATAGCTACCCCACGCTACACAATCGCGTTGGAGCGCGATACCGGTGAAGTGATATGGGCGAAGCCGACCTCTTTTACTACGGCGATGATGACCGGTCAGACTCTGGTACGCCTTGGTCTAAACGGCGAAGTCGAGCTTTGCGAAGTCGAGCATGGCGACGTGTATGCCCGTGGTTATATTGCACCGCGAGTTGGCGGACCTGCTCAAGGCATGCTGGCAGGGGGAGGAAGTTTGCCGCCTGTTGCAATCCTAACCGAAGGGCAAAACAGAATCTGCGCAATTGATCTTCGAACAGGGGAGCCTCGTTGGCGCTTTACCTCTCCGTCGGGCACGATGTTTCAAATGACTCGTTCTGGCCGAGTTCTTGTAGTGGTGTGCGGAGACAGTGCAGTGCATGCGCTTGATATCGGTTCTGGTGAGGTCGTATGGCGTTTTTCTCAACACGGGCGTTTTTGTCTAAAACCACATATTGTTGGCGATACCGCATATGCTGTGACAAGTGAACCAGGCGGAGAACCTGCTTTGCTCTATGCACTTGATCTTTTTTCCGGCCAGATGAAATGGCAAGAGCCTCTTGCTGGAAGTCCAACCGCTCCGCCTTATGCCACCTCAACTGCTGTAACGGTACCCTTTCTAATGAATGAGACCCGCGGTATCGTGAGTTTCGATAAGGAAAACGGCCAAGAACATTGGCAAGCGGTGGACCCTGGCTTTGGTCATGGTGGATCGGTCATGCACATCGACAACCACTTGGTGATAAACTCGCCTACTGGAACATTGAGTGCTCTTGATATGAGCAATGGACAACCGAAATGGCAGCATCGTTTATCCGATCCAACCTCCGATGACATTCCGCGTCAGCTCGATCCAGTGTTGCGTGGTGGGGCGCTCTTTGTACCTTCCGCCTCTGTGTACACAGTACGACCTTCCGACGGCTACTTGATGGGTGAACTTGAAGAGTGCGATCTGGTGCCTGACTTTTTGCGTGTTGATGAACGAAGCTGGCTTTATGTTGCCGAAGAAAGCGGCTACATCGCAGCATTCGCTCCCGCTCCTGCTCTTTATGTTGTTCGTTGA
- a CDS encoding carbon-nitrogen hydrolase family protein encodes MTGTEANKRTRVAVAQMTSTSDVEANLSAVRRCCNEAHSLGAELLVLPECFAYLGPEEGKFAIAETLPKGGAILDFCRDLAKEFSLELVLGGFWESIPDDSKHVYNSELLLGNDGELKAVYRKIHLFDVDLADGTSLRESDTVCSGTESVLADSVAGKLGLSICYDIRFPELYRRLVDDGAQLIAVPAAFTLTTGKDHWHVLLRARAIETQCYMLAAAQFGKHFGNRVSYGHALIVDPWGCVIAECSDGQGVAVATIDLERQNKIRTSLPSLKHRRL; translated from the coding sequence ATGACGGGTACCGAGGCAAACAAAAGAACACGCGTGGCCGTAGCGCAGATGACAAGTACCTCGGATGTGGAGGCGAACCTTTCGGCGGTCAGGCGCTGCTGCAACGAAGCACATTCGCTTGGAGCTGAGCTGCTCGTGCTTCCCGAATGCTTTGCTTATTTGGGGCCTGAGGAAGGCAAGTTTGCTATTGCAGAGACGCTGCCCAAAGGTGGCGCCATCTTGGATTTCTGCCGCGACCTTGCTAAAGAGTTTTCTTTGGAGCTTGTATTGGGTGGTTTTTGGGAATCCATTCCTGATGACAGTAAGCATGTCTATAACAGTGAGCTGTTGCTCGGAAACGATGGCGAACTTAAAGCTGTTTATCGCAAGATACATTTGTTTGATGTTGATCTTGCAGACGGTACATCTCTGAGAGAATCTGATACGGTGTGTTCAGGAACAGAGTCGGTACTAGCGGATAGTGTGGCTGGTAAGCTTGGTCTTTCTATTTGTTACGACATCCGCTTTCCCGAACTTTATAGGCGTTTGGTTGACGATGGTGCTCAGTTGATAGCTGTGCCAGCTGCTTTTACTCTGACAACGGGCAAAGATCATTGGCATGTTTTGCTTCGGGCACGTGCCATTGAAACGCAGTGCTATATGCTTGCAGCGGCTCAGTTTGGAAAACATTTCGGCAACAGAGTCTCTTACGGCCATGCTCTTATCGTCGATCCCTGGGGCTGCGTGATCGCCGAATGCAGCGACGGACAAGGTGTAGCCGTTGCGACAATCGATCTCGAACGCCAAAACAAAATCCGCACCTCCCTCCCAAGCTTAAAACACCGACGACTGTAA
- the rodA gene encoding rod shape-determining protein RodA: MLNQETRDVFDWPLFLCVTSIAAIGVVNLYSATSAVHSGRSDIYILQFYWLTIGAVCAIGASLIDYRVFERYAWVIYGVGIALLCLVFLLGREVRGSQRWIPIGKFALQPSELIKIVLVIALAKYLHNDPKTEGRTLRDLIVPGLIVALPIFLILIQPDLGTALLLVAIFGSIMMLTNLHWRSLLTLTAVFVASAPVTWTYLLKDYQKERLLAFMDPQADVLDSGWHAYQSTIAIGSGGFWGKGFMRGTQNQFRFLPDAPTDFPFPVWAEEQGFVGTLVLLGLYTFFILWGLKIAAQAKDRFGAVLVVGVSAIVFWQTIINLGMVSGMLPVVGVTLPLFSYGGSSVITTMVGVGLMMNVSMRRQRV; the protein is encoded by the coding sequence ATGTTGAATCAAGAAACAAGAGATGTTTTTGACTGGCCACTTTTTCTGTGTGTAACTAGCATAGCTGCTATTGGAGTCGTGAACCTGTATAGCGCGACGAGTGCGGTGCATAGTGGGCGATCAGATATTTATATTTTGCAGTTTTATTGGCTCACGATTGGTGCCGTATGCGCTATCGGTGCTTCTCTCATCGATTATCGAGTATTCGAGCGCTATGCCTGGGTGATTTATGGCGTGGGCATTGCACTGTTGTGTTTGGTCTTTCTTTTAGGTCGAGAAGTTCGTGGTTCACAGCGCTGGATCCCGATAGGGAAGTTTGCCTTGCAGCCCAGTGAGTTAATTAAGATTGTGTTGGTCATTGCTCTTGCAAAGTATCTACATAACGATCCAAAAACGGAAGGGCGAACACTCAGGGATTTAATCGTTCCAGGGCTAATTGTAGCGCTTCCTATTTTTCTGATTTTGATTCAGCCAGACTTGGGAACCGCACTGTTGCTAGTTGCTATTTTTGGAAGCATTATGATGCTTACTAATCTGCACTGGCGCTCATTGCTTACCCTTACTGCGGTATTTGTTGCTAGTGCGCCGGTCACTTGGACCTATCTGTTAAAAGATTACCAAAAGGAGCGTTTACTCGCTTTCATGGATCCACAAGCTGATGTGCTTGATTCGGGTTGGCATGCTTATCAATCGACCATCGCCATTGGTAGTGGAGGTTTTTGGGGGAAGGGGTTTATGCGCGGCACCCAGAACCAATTTAGGTTCTTGCCGGATGCTCCCACCGATTTCCCGTTTCCGGTTTGGGCAGAAGAGCAGGGCTTCGTCGGAACACTTGTTCTACTTGGCCTTTACACTTTTTTTATTCTCTGGGGCCTTAAAATTGCTGCTCAGGCGAAAGACCGTTTTGGGGCAGTGCTGGTGGTAGGCGTTTCAGCTATTGTTTTCTGGCAGACGATTATTAATCTTGGCATGGTCAGTGGCATGTTGCCGGTAGTGGGCGTAACCTTACCTTTGTTCTCTTATGGTGGATCGAGTGTTATTACGACCATGGTTGGCGTTGGCTTAATGATGAATGTGTCCATGCGCAGACAACGCGTGTAG
- the mreD gene encoding rod shape-determining protein MreD, which yields MSTRAISDGFRFLLLGCALLILHNVIAGHLAIHPFVPAILIPFVIYLAVSTRIPLPVGICVAFCLGFLFDSFSGLPFGLYTLTHVATYVVSRAAGLRFFMRGVFSEITLAFIVCFLAGCLELAMRAIFEYPAPFPAEEYSNFVVLLCVSVSTAFCAPIIFFVLSLVERWSMRRQEQAKEYG from the coding sequence ATGTCAACTCGAGCAATAAGTGATGGTTTTCGTTTTTTATTGCTGGGTTGTGCGTTACTAATTTTACATAATGTTATTGCTGGACACTTAGCAATACATCCTTTTGTTCCGGCGATTTTGATCCCCTTTGTGATTTACCTTGCTGTATCAACGCGCATTCCGTTGCCTGTTGGAATTTGTGTCGCGTTCTGTCTTGGTTTTCTTTTTGATTCGTTTAGCGGGTTGCCTTTTGGTTTATACACTCTTACGCACGTCGCCACCTATGTTGTCTCGCGTGCTGCTGGTCTGCGTTTCTTTATGCGAGGTGTTTTTTCTGAGATTACCTTGGCTTTTATTGTGTGTTTTTTGGCAGGTTGTCTTGAACTTGCGATGCGAGCAATTTTTGAATATCCCGCACCTTTCCCTGCAGAAGAGTATTCGAACTTTGTCGTGCTCCTCTGTGTGTCTGTAAGCACCGCGTTTTGCGCGCCTATTATCTTTTTTGTACTGTCTTTAGTTGAACGTTGGAGTATGCGCCGTCAAGAACAGGCGAAAGAGTACGGATGA
- the mreC gene encoding rod shape-determining protein MreC — MSTLQRFRDAAFSIILLLIPFLFLNSHLKKPDHLNSVDRFVIQISAPVQYVSGALASLVSDGVEYYVWLVDVAKENHRLRSSNSRLKLERQQWLHDARENKRLRTMLDFRERSHLELIGAEVISKDANAFFRVLRMRLDRGESDLLRPGMAIISPQGLVGQIEKTVSDYSDVMMTVDRRSAVDVVIDRTGARGVLRGTGDTEKYLCRIQYLDQANDVRPGDLVVTSGFGKRFPSSIPIGRIKKITKKSFGLHQEALVKPIVDFSTLDEVFVVLNTPPGGSLAEEK; from the coding sequence GTGAGCACACTACAACGTTTTAGAGATGCCGCATTCAGTATTATTTTGCTACTGATTCCCTTTCTCTTTTTGAATAGCCATCTAAAAAAGCCGGATCATTTAAATTCCGTTGATCGTTTCGTGATACAAATAAGCGCTCCTGTACAATATGTAAGCGGGGCACTAGCTAGCCTGGTATCAGATGGCGTCGAGTATTATGTTTGGCTAGTCGACGTTGCAAAAGAGAATCACCGCCTTCGATCAAGCAATTCTCGTTTAAAATTGGAACGACAACAGTGGCTCCACGATGCACGGGAAAATAAGCGCCTTCGGACCATGTTGGATTTTAGAGAACGTTCGCATCTTGAACTCATCGGCGCGGAAGTGATTTCCAAAGATGCCAATGCTTTTTTCCGAGTTTTGCGGATGCGTCTTGACCGCGGCGAAAGTGACCTCCTTCGACCTGGGATGGCGATCATCTCTCCTCAGGGTTTGGTAGGCCAGATAGAAAAAACCGTTTCCGACTATAGCGACGTCATGATGACCGTGGATAGACGAAGCGCAGTCGACGTGGTCATCGATCGTACAGGTGCTCGCGGTGTGCTCCGCGGTACAGGTGATACTGAAAAATATTTGTGCCGAATCCAATATCTTGATCAAGCTAACGATGTACGCCCTGGCGATTTGGTAGTCACTTCTGGATTTGGAAAGCGTTTTCCAAGCTCAATTCCTATCGGTCGCATTAAAAAAATTACGAAAAAGTCTTTTGGTTTGCATCAGGAAGCGCTCGTTAAACCCATTGTAGATTTTTCGACACTGGATGAAGTATTTGTCGTGTTAAATACCCCTCCAGGTGGCTCGCTTGCTGAGGAAAAGTAG